In a single window of the Leptospira barantonii genome:
- the pgsC gene encoding poly-gamma-glutamate biosynthesis protein PgsC translates to MEIVTLSIGVGILFGFLLWERTGLYPGGWVVPGYVALFLFQPWVLGTLVLSSILTFTIYKISESHFLSFGQRKTALILLLSIFVSMLVDFFTENHFGSMRDIESKTISHIVPGLIALTFEKQGIPKTFSSILICSVLVRLFLILVLGDVLLS, encoded by the coding sequence ATGGAAATCGTAACCTTATCGATCGGAGTGGGAATTCTTTTCGGCTTTTTGCTCTGGGAAAGAACCGGTCTTTATCCGGGAGGTTGGGTGGTTCCGGGATACGTCGCACTTTTTTTATTCCAACCTTGGGTCTTAGGAACCTTGGTCTTGAGTTCCATTTTGACCTTTACTATTTATAAAATTTCAGAATCTCATTTTCTGAGCTTTGGTCAAAGAAAGACGGCTTTGATTTTGCTTCTTTCTATTTTTGTTTCTATGCTCGTGGATTTTTTTACAGAAAATCATTTCGGATCTATGAGAGATATCGAATCTAAAACGATCTCTCATATCGTTCCGGGGTTGATCGCGTTAACTTTTGAGAAGCAAGGAATTCCGAAAACCTTTTCCTCGATTTTGATCTGTTCCGTTTTGGTTCGTTTGTTTTTGATCTTGGTTCTCGGAGACGTTTTGCTTTCGTGA
- the pgsW gene encoding poly-gamma-glutamate system protein: protein MNSTFAIVLLCFASFCFAVWIETVPIVIRNDEAEIKLRTSEGAHNAFLKIKEWRLSKNIPIDSKIDPSGTGMIGLESSSVTSSSGKLSSKQASIHPDFAAWFVDRFQKAGLKPGDTIAVGMSGSFPALNVCFWIAVDTMKLNVISIASVASSQYGANHPDLLWADLENYLYQEKSIFQKSIFMSIGGISDLGIGIGKDGRNKILASIRKNGYEFLPSESFEDSLIQRKKIYDRKPIFLYVNIGGGTISSGTSLGKKKIPKGTVIAEGDVELSDLPDSILKNYLTQKIPVLHVSGIETIAKESGMKYETEGLPNPGSSDLIFKKEKNRWLAGFLLILLSAMIWILSPWISLSETKREDSFYL, encoded by the coding sequence ATGAATTCGACGTTTGCAATTGTCTTATTGTGTTTCGCCTCATTCTGTTTTGCAGTTTGGATCGAAACGGTTCCGATCGTAATCCGGAACGATGAAGCCGAAATCAAATTGAGAACAAGCGAAGGAGCGCATAACGCGTTTCTAAAGATCAAAGAATGGAGACTTTCCAAAAATATTCCGATCGATTCTAAGATCGATCCGTCGGGAACGGGCATGATCGGGCTCGAAAGTTCTTCGGTTACGAGTTCTTCCGGAAAACTTTCCTCCAAACAAGCGTCGATCCACCCGGACTTTGCGGCTTGGTTCGTGGATCGATTTCAAAAAGCGGGTTTGAAGCCCGGCGATACGATCGCAGTGGGAATGTCCGGTTCCTTTCCGGCTTTGAATGTTTGTTTTTGGATCGCGGTCGATACGATGAAGCTGAATGTAATCTCGATCGCGAGCGTAGCTTCCTCTCAATACGGGGCCAATCATCCGGATCTTCTCTGGGCGGATCTTGAAAATTATCTGTATCAAGAAAAGAGTATATTCCAAAAATCTATTTTTATGTCTATCGGAGGAATTTCCGATCTTGGAATCGGCATCGGAAAAGACGGCCGGAATAAGATCTTGGCTTCGATCCGAAAAAACGGTTATGAATTTCTTCCTTCGGAATCGTTTGAGGATTCTCTGATACAACGAAAAAAAATCTATGATCGAAAACCGATTTTTTTGTATGTCAACATCGGAGGCGGAACGATTTCTTCGGGAACCAGTCTTGGAAAAAAGAAAATTCCGAAAGGAACCGTGATTGCGGAAGGGGATGTCGAACTTTCCGATCTACCGGATTCGATTCTAAAAAACTACTTAACGCAAAAAATTCCCGTATTGCACGTGAGCGGTATCGAAACGATCGCAAAAGAATCCGGTATGAAATACGAAACCGAAGGTCTTCCGAATCCGGGAAGTTCCGATCTGATTTTCAAAAAAGAAAAGAATCGTTGGCTCGCGGGTTTTCTTTTGATTTTGTTAAGCGCAATGATCTGGATACTTTCGCCTTGGATCTCGTTGTCCGAAACGAAACGAGAAGATTCTTTTTATCTTTAA
- a CDS encoding alpha/beta fold hydrolase, translating to MKNSTSASDSKTISKSLQIPIGGSEHLAAEVYGKFPLSKNSPSPVICIHGLTGNLKNFAPLARDLVKQGLTVIAYDLKGRGNSSKPNTQYSHESHAKDLKFMLDFLKIDKANLLAHSLGCWISLAFGKNYPERTGKLCLIDGGGQLSVKRKLSNLIMIQQSLERLGKIFPSREAYLKLAKESPILSSWNKDVENFLNYELEEVTENGSGKTGFRCSIPESIIDSELNSMGGARSPWRIPLRFLKNPIASVQTLKKGKILPYSKIFSPVLVIRAGKSNFKKGDELLPDSAIQVFQKELKTSVYLTLPDKNHYEAILLPDLKRDETIAWFFSKFKGQRI from the coding sequence ATGAAGAATTCAACTTCCGCTTCGGACTCGAAAACGATTTCAAAATCATTACAAATTCCGATCGGAGGTTCCGAACATTTAGCGGCGGAAGTGTACGGCAAGTTTCCGCTTTCTAAAAATTCTCCCTCGCCTGTGATCTGCATCCACGGTCTTACGGGAAATCTAAAAAACTTCGCACCTCTCGCGAGGGATCTCGTCAAACAAGGCCTAACCGTAATCGCATACGATCTGAAAGGAAGAGGAAACTCTTCGAAACCGAATACACAATATTCCCACGAATCACATGCAAAAGATCTAAAGTTTATGCTCGATTTTTTAAAAATCGACAAGGCGAATTTACTCGCACATTCCCTCGGTTGTTGGATTTCTCTCGCCTTTGGTAAGAATTATCCGGAACGAACAGGCAAACTTTGCCTCATCGACGGAGGCGGACAACTTTCCGTCAAAAGAAAACTTTCCAATCTGATCATGATTCAACAATCCTTGGAACGTCTTGGAAAAATTTTTCCTTCCAGAGAAGCGTATCTCAAACTCGCCAAAGAATCTCCCATCCTCAGTTCTTGGAACAAGGATGTTGAGAATTTTTTAAACTATGAGTTGGAGGAGGTTACGGAGAACGGATCGGGCAAAACCGGATTCAGATGTAGCATTCCGGAATCCATCATCGACTCGGAACTGAACAGTATGGGTGGAGCGAGATCTCCTTGGCGGATCCCGTTGCGTTTTTTAAAAAATCCGATCGCAAGCGTTCAAACATTAAAAAAGGGTAAAATACTTCCCTACTCTAAAATTTTTTCTCCCGTGCTCGTGATCCGCGCCGGGAAATCAAACTTCAAAAAGGGGGACGAATTGCTTCCCGATTCCGCGATTCAAGTCTTTCAAAAAGAACTCAAGACCTCCGTTTATTTGACCTTACCGGATAAAAATCATTACGAAGCGATTCTTCTTCCGGATCTAAAACGGGACGAAACCATCGCCTGGTTTTTTTCCAAATTCAAAGGCCAAAGAATTTAA
- a CDS encoding DUF445 domain-containing protein, translating to MEFLNENKELIGILMMPVTYGFVGWFTNVVALKMTFYPLEFVGIPPYLGWQGIVPKKSQKLALKSVNIMTERLIKVEDFFSKVDPDQLEKEFQPVLDELVPEATREIVHHINPALRAKLEGEEEARIISGVQKKSEHTVKNIMIQVKENVSSVFNFRSLVLRKLTGPNVKRIVDIFQEVGSKEFKFIEHCGWYLGGAMGILQALAWNLFPYWWTLPIQGVVVGYITNWVALTMIFRPLYEKKVGPIRYQGLFLKRQEDVSKKYSNVFATQVLTARNVLEEILYKRAARSLVETIQSETEEAAKRLHLNGGLDSETSNENSEFETTKKEVIGRVSESLANSSNKLETYMGRAMSIENNMFKRMKDLPPEEFEPILRSAFQEDEYVLILIGSVLGAIVGLFQGIYMLYVS from the coding sequence ATGGAATTTTTAAATGAAAACAAGGAATTGATCGGGATTCTCATGATGCCCGTCACGTACGGATTCGTGGGTTGGTTCACCAACGTGGTCGCTCTCAAAATGACCTTTTATCCGTTGGAGTTCGTCGGAATTCCACCGTACTTAGGTTGGCAGGGAATCGTCCCCAAAAAATCCCAAAAGCTCGCGTTGAAATCGGTCAATATCATGACCGAAAGATTGATCAAGGTGGAAGACTTCTTTTCGAAGGTGGACCCGGATCAATTGGAAAAAGAATTCCAACCCGTTTTGGACGAACTCGTTCCCGAAGCGACCCGCGAAATCGTACATCATATCAATCCGGCTCTTCGGGCCAAACTCGAAGGGGAAGAAGAAGCGAGAATCATCTCCGGTGTTCAGAAAAAAAGCGAACATACGGTTAAGAATATTATGATACAGGTAAAGGAGAACGTATCAAGCGTATTCAATTTTCGTTCCTTAGTTCTTCGTAAACTCACGGGACCGAACGTAAAAAGAATCGTGGATATCTTTCAAGAAGTCGGTTCGAAAGAATTCAAGTTCATAGAACATTGCGGTTGGTATTTGGGCGGAGCGATGGGAATTCTACAAGCGCTCGCTTGGAATTTATTTCCGTATTGGTGGACTCTTCCCATCCAAGGTGTGGTAGTCGGTTATATCACGAACTGGGTCGCGCTTACGATGATCTTTCGTCCTCTTTATGAAAAGAAAGTCGGACCGATTCGTTACCAAGGTCTTTTTTTAAAAAGACAAGAGGACGTTTCCAAAAAATATTCGAACGTGTTCGCAACTCAAGTGTTGACCGCAAGAAACGTTCTCGAGGAAATTTTATACAAACGCGCCGCACGTTCTCTTGTGGAAACGATTCAAAGCGAAACCGAAGAAGCCGCAAAACGTCTTCACCTGAACGGAGGTTTGGATTCGGAGACGAGCAACGAAAATTCCGAGTTTGAAACGACTAAGAAGGAAGTGATCGGAAGAGTTTCCGAATCTCTCGCAAACAGCTCGAACAAACTTGAAACGTATATGGGACGCGCTATGTCCATCGAGAACAATATGTTCAAAAGAATGAAGGATCTTCCTCCGGAGGAATTCGAACCGATTCTTCGTTCCGCGTTTCAAGAAGACGAATACGTTTTGATTCTGATCGGTTCGGTCCTTGGCGCCATCGTTGGTCTTTTCCAAGGCATCTACATGCTTTACGTTTCCTAA
- a CDS encoding sensor histidine kinase — protein MRSSGMNPQNNSDFEPRTSVLLKKNGEILSIDSGIIKHLGYETDPPSFAENLFEDWTKIRDLHSPWNGTLHLIDSKGVKIPFDVLIELLNEELFLIRFRNLKAGFRLEEQFFQIFHKNLAIKLVIDVETGMLVNVSDSALEFYGYTREEFLNLKISDVNMLGPEEVKTEMLKASSENRLYFNFIHRLKSGELRDVEVFSGPISINGRIHLYSIVHDVTERNLIQKKLETSLKEKELMLQEIHHRVKNNLQIVSSLLSLHAEYKEDPYLQKVLRECELRVKSMALVHEELYRSDNLAKVDLKNYCFSLSSNLLSIYGQAGKIRFHNLENSFFISIDRAIPIGLILNELLTNSLKYAFADQDKGEIFLILKHIGGNVELEYRDTGVGFHLDEARNEQSGLGLKLIDMLSTQLHAKLSFETKNGFYLRMHFAGWKD, from the coding sequence ATGAGATCATCCGGTATGAATCCTCAAAATAATTCCGATTTTGAACCTCGAACCTCCGTTCTGCTCAAAAAGAACGGTGAGATTCTTTCGATCGATTCCGGAATTATAAAACATCTCGGTTATGAAACCGATCCTCCTTCGTTTGCGGAGAATCTTTTCGAGGATTGGACAAAGATCAGGGATCTCCATTCTCCCTGGAACGGAACTCTGCATCTGATCGACTCGAAAGGAGTAAAGATTCCTTTTGACGTTTTAATAGAATTGTTAAACGAAGAACTTTTCCTGATCCGTTTTCGAAATTTGAAAGCGGGTTTCCGTCTCGAGGAACAGTTCTTTCAGATCTTTCATAAAAACCTCGCGATCAAACTTGTCATCGACGTCGAAACCGGAATGCTCGTCAACGTCAGCGACTCCGCCCTCGAATTTTACGGATATACTCGGGAAGAATTTTTAAATCTCAAAATCAGCGACGTGAATATGCTCGGGCCCGAAGAGGTGAAAACCGAGATGCTCAAAGCGAGTTCCGAAAACCGTCTTTACTTCAACTTCATTCATCGTTTGAAATCGGGAGAACTCAGGGACGTGGAAGTTTTTTCGGGTCCGATTTCCATTAACGGAAGAATTCATCTCTATTCGATCGTCCATGACGTGACCGAACGCAATCTTATCCAGAAGAAGCTCGAAACTTCGTTGAAGGAAAAGGAACTGATGCTACAGGAAATTCATCATAGGGTGAAAAATAATCTGCAGATCGTTTCGAGTCTTTTGAGTCTTCACGCGGAATACAAGGAAGATCCTTATTTACAAAAGGTTCTTCGGGAATGCGAACTCAGAGTCAAATCGATGGCCTTGGTTCACGAGGAATTATACCGTTCCGATAATCTTGCAAAAGTCGATCTGAAGAATTATTGTTTTTCGCTTTCCTCGAATCTTCTTTCGATCTACGGCCAAGCCGGTAAAATCCGTTTTCACAATTTGGAAAATTCTTTTTTCATTTCGATCGACCGAGCCATTCCGATCGGATTGATCCTGAACGAACTTCTTACCAACTCCTTAAAATACGCGTTTGCCGATCAGGACAAGGGAGAAATTTTTCTGATCCTGAAACATATCGGAGGCAACGTGGAACTCGAATACAGGGACACCGGAGTGGGCTTCCATCTAGACGAAGCTCGGAACGAACAAAGCGGACTCGGATTGAAATTGATCGATATGCTTTCCACGCAACTCCACGCAAAACTTTCCTTCGAAACCAAAAACGGATTTTATCTGAGAATGCACTTCGCGGGTTGGAAGGATTAG
- a CDS encoding cyclic nucleotide-binding domain-containing protein, with protein sequence MQHTKEEILKQIYLFSNFTEDELGAIAEKTEYKVYEQGDAIFHEGNEAKAFFVVIYGTLKVLTSTEKGDDVNVTTIATGDHFGELPYLDPGKRSASVEAMERSELLRIPYDHLKAIFEKDKNASLKFYQAISHFLAKRLRMLTHDLTYARELRKRYTI encoded by the coding sequence ATGCAACATACAAAAGAAGAAATTCTCAAACAGATATATCTTTTCTCCAATTTTACGGAAGACGAATTAGGAGCCATCGCAGAGAAGACCGAATACAAAGTCTACGAGCAAGGCGACGCGATTTTTCACGAAGGCAATGAAGCGAAGGCATTCTTCGTAGTCATCTACGGAACCTTAAAAGTGCTTACCTCCACCGAAAAAGGGGACGACGTAAACGTAACCACGATCGCCACCGGAGATCATTTCGGAGAACTTCCTTATCTCGATCCGGGTAAACGTTCCGCATCCGTCGAAGCGATGGAAAGATCCGAACTCTTAAGAATTCCTTACGATCATCTCAAAGCGATTTTCGAAAAGGACAAGAACGCTTCCTTAAAATTCTACCAAGCGATTTCCCATTTCTTAGCGAAACGTTTGAGAATGCTTACACACGATTTAACTTACGCGAGAGAACTCAGAAAAAGATACACCATCTGA
- a CDS encoding alpha/beta fold hydrolase yields the protein MKSKSSPLSILPFVRSVFLSLLILFVFSSCTKVLVGGGLYYERSKSDLEKKEIQVGSYHWKYLEGGKGETILLIHGFGGDKDNWTRFVRTLTPNYHVVIPDLPGFGENDRKQEDEYSILTQVSRLNEFRKSLGLEKFHIAGNSMGGSISGVYSATYPEQILTLGLFDSAGVKSPIKSELLGYLEQGKNPLVAANVEEFDFLMNFIFVKPPYIPTFLKEYFSNKAIANKDFNAKIYGEIRSQSTALEERLGKIQARTLILWGDTDRVIHISASDVMLKGIKNSRRVILKECGHSPQLERPEEVSEVYAGFLKGQ from the coding sequence ATGAAATCTAAATCTTCTCCTCTTTCTATTCTTCCCTTCGTTCGATCCGTTTTTCTTTCCCTCTTAATTCTGTTCGTTTTCTCTTCGTGTACGAAGGTTTTAGTCGGCGGCGGACTCTACTACGAACGATCCAAATCCGATCTCGAAAAAAAAGAAATCCAAGTCGGTTCGTATCACTGGAAATATTTGGAAGGCGGGAAGGGTGAAACGATTCTTCTCATACACGGCTTCGGAGGAGATAAGGACAATTGGACGAGATTCGTAAGAACGTTAACGCCTAACTATCATGTGGTGATTCCCGATCTTCCCGGCTTCGGAGAAAACGACCGCAAACAAGAGGACGAATATTCCATTCTGACTCAGGTAAGTCGTCTGAACGAATTTCGTAAAAGTCTTGGATTAGAAAAGTTTCATATAGCCGGAAACTCGATGGGAGGTTCGATCTCGGGGGTTTATTCGGCGACCTACCCGGAACAAATTCTTACCCTGGGTCTTTTCGATTCGGCGGGTGTAAAGTCTCCGATCAAGAGCGAACTTCTCGGTTATCTCGAACAGGGAAAAAATCCGTTGGTTGCGGCTAACGTGGAAGAATTCGATTTTCTTATGAACTTTATCTTCGTAAAACCCCCTTACATTCCTACTTTTTTGAAGGAATACTTTTCGAACAAGGCGATCGCAAACAAGGACTTCAACGCCAAAATTTACGGCGAAATTCGATCTCAATCCACCGCTCTTGAGGAAAGGCTCGGAAAAATTCAGGCGAGAACCTTGATCCTTTGGGGAGATACGGATCGTGTGATTCATATCAGCGCGTCTGACGTGATGTTAAAAGGTATCAAAAATTCCAGAAGGGTTATTTTGAAAGAATGCGGACATAGTCCCCAACTCGAACGCCCGGAGGAAGTTTCGGAAGTATATGCAGGTTTTCTAAAGGGTCAATGA